ACCAACGCACGCCGCAGCGGGATGGAGTACATCACCCCGAGCGTTCCGCCCACCGCGCAGACGGCCACGGTGATCCAGTACGGGAAGCCGGTCCACCAGCCGATCATGATCAGCCCGGGTAGCACGAAGATGATCGCTGACAGGGTTCCGGCTGCAGAGGCGATGGTCTGCACGATGTTGTTCTCGACGATCGAGTGATCGGCGAAATAGCGCAGGACCGCCATGGAGATCACGGCCGCGGGGATGGCGGTGGCGAAGGTCAGGCCGACCTTCAGACCCAGGTACACGTTGGCCGCGGTGAAGACCAGCGTGATGATGCCGCCGAGAATCACACTGCGGACGGTAAGTTCGCGAACCTGACCTGCTGCCTTGGGGGTTTCGGTGCTGGTGGTCACCTTCCTCACCCTATGACCGCGCATACGTGCACGCGCCCACCCCCAAACCGGGGTGGGCGCGTGCGCGGGTAGGTCAGCCGGCGACCAGCGAGTCGGCGTCCTGGTCCTGCGCCTCGGCGACCCCCTCGATGTCGAGGTGGATGACACCGTAGGACCAACCGCGTCGCCGGTAGAGCACGGACGGCTTGTCCGTGTCGGCGTCGTGGTAGAGGTAGAAATCGTGCCCGACGAGTTCCATCTCGCGAAGTGCCGCATCCACCGTCATCGGCTCTGAAGCGTGCACCTTCTCGCGCAGTTCGATCGGGCAACCCTCGTCGCCACCGACCTTGCGGATGTGCTCGGGCAGTTCGTCTGCGACGGGTTCTGGCGCAGCAGCGATCTCGTCCAACACAGCGGCCGCATCGCGCAGCGACTCGCCGCTCTTGCGACCGCGGTGGACGACCCGCTTGTCGTGGCGCCGACGCAACCGCTCGCCGAGCTTGGTCGTCGCGAGATCCAGGGCGGCGTATTCGTCGCCGGCTGCCGCTTCGGCACGGATGACCGATCGCTTGGCGTAGCACGTGATCTCGATGCGCTCGGCTTCCTTGGCCTGTCGCGGATTGGCCTCATGAGTGACGACGACGTCGCAGCGGGTGACGCGCGGGTCGAGTTGAGGAACCTTCGCAAGCTTGTCGGCGATGTGGCGACGGAAACGTTCGGGCACCGTGACGTGACGTCCGGTGATGGTGATCTCCATAGCGACCTCCTAGGGCCGTGGTGTCGGTGATTCGTCGCAGGCGGGCGGGGCCGCTGGTCGCCTCATCACCTCCCGGTCCGGGAGCGGTCGCACCCCTCCGTCGGCACCCGGCCGACGGTGAGGTTCTTCATGACCTGACGTTATCTCGCATCCTCGCGTGACGGAACCGTTATGCGGCGCGTCGCACCGGTTGCTCAGGCCTCGGACGGGTTCATCCCAGACAGCGGACCACGCTGCGCCGGAGCGCGCGAGTCGCTGCCGGTGCGTGGGGTCGCCGCGACGGTCACCGCGATCACCCGCGCAACCCCTGCCGCGCGCAGCGCCCGCGCCGACTCCGCGAGCGTGGCACCCGTGGTCACGACGTCATCGGCCAGCACGCACACCTGGCCGGACAGGAGGTTCGTGACGCCACGACGGACGCGCAGAGCACCACCCAGGTTGCGGGCGCGCTCGGTGCTGGACAAACCGGCCTGATCCCGTACCCGCCGCGCGTAACCGAGCGCGTCGATCACCGGTAGGCCCGGGTATCCCGCGACCGCAGTCAGCACCAGGTCACGCAACGGGTCCCGGCCCCGCGCACGCCGGGCGGCGGGACTGGACGGGGCGGGCACGACGTACACCGGTCGTCCTCCTGAAAGTCGTTCAGCCACAAGAGAATCCGCCCGTACGCCGGCCACCAGAGCCCGCTCGAGCCATGCACCCAGCAGCACCCGCAGGTCGGTCCGGCCGTGGTCCTTGTACGCGGGCAACAGGTTGCGCACAACACCGAGGTACGGCGTCCCGGACCAGGCGGGCGGGAACCCCGCCGGACACGGATCGGGCACGGACCGGAAGGGTGCGATCGCCGCTGCGTCGCGCACCTGCAGGGCACACAACCCACACAGCAGTACGCCGGGCTCGCCGCAGCCTGCGCACCGCCGGGGCATCGCCAGATCGGCCACCTCGGTGACCAGGGTCCGGACACCGAGTAGCCAGCCCACACCGGCCAGCGTGCCGCGTGCAGCGTGGATCGGCCGGGCCGGTTGTGGAAAACCTCAGGTGCCGGGAACCACGAGCCCGGTCAACCCGTTCACCGGGGACCAGGTCGCCCCTTCATGGATCAGCACCCGCCCTCCGGTCGTGACCAGGTAGACGTCACTCGGCCCGTCGCCGACTCCGCGGATGGCAGCCAGCGGCTGTTTCGGATCCTGGCCAAGATCGGCCAGCAGGCCCCCGATCGGCACCTGGATGGCGTGCACGGAGCCGTCACCGGCGTCATTGCGGGCCAGCACCCCGACGGTGCTGTCGTCCAACCAGGTGACGTCGCGGACGTCGCTCAAACCGTCACCGACGACCAACGGCGTCGACAACGCGCTCGGGTTCCCCGAGGGGTCCCGCACAATCGCGGACAACTCGACATGGGTGGCGCCGGATGCTGAGCGCACGACCATCGCGATCCGGTTGCCGTCTGCGGCGACCGCGATCGCGGTGATGGTCGCAGAGCCGAGCCAGGGCACGTCGACCGGCTGCGGCGCCGCCGACTGTGGTGGGTCGGAGGCAGACACGAACCACACCGTCGACCCGGCCCGGCCCGCAGAGGGGGTCAGCGGCGTACCGGCCACCCAGATCTCGGTCCGCCCGTGACTGGCGAAGCTGGGTCTGGTCAGTTCGGTGCCGAAGACCGGCCGGGTGAATTGCCGCGCGCCCACCCACCGCGACATCGTGGTGCCGTCGGCGGAGACGGCGGCGATCTGCCGCCCGTCGGCCGACGCGGCCACCTGGGTCCAGGTCTTCGGCACGGTCGGCAAGGTGACCATGTCGGCTCCCGATGCGGGGGTCCCGGATGTCGCGGGGTCGAACCAGCGCAACTGGTCACCGGACCGGCCGATCAGGTTGGGCCGGTTCACCTGAACCACGGTGTACCCCATGTCCTGCGGGGTGGTCGGATCCTGCGGCAGGTCCGGGGTCTCCAGTCGCGCGGCCCCGTCCACCGTGATGACGACCGAGCGCACGCCCCGAGTCAGCGACAGCGTCGCGAGCATCTGCGCCCACAGCGCGGTGCGCTGGGCCGGAGTGGCGCCCAGCGCAGCGGACGTCAGGTCGACCGTGGCAACACCGGTCGAGGTGTCCACCGGGACCGCGTCCACCCGCAGCAGCGTTCCCTGCGGCATCTGCGCGGTCACGATCGGGGCCAGATACGCCGGCGGCGGGCGCAGAACGGCGCGGGCGAGGGCGGTGGTCAGGCCGCCCAAGGGAAACCAGCGCACATCGGCGACCAGCGTCTTCGTGGCCGGGACCGCGTAGTACACCCGCTGCGCGGTGTAGCTGACGTCGAAGTCGTCCTCGCTGACCCACGCGCCGAATCCCTTGGGCAGTGAACTGATCCGCCACTGCCCGTCGATCTTGCGCATCGTGAAGGAGCCGGTCCGCGTCTGGGGATCCGCGGTGTCACGCAGCCGCCCGTCACTGTCCAGCAGCGCCGTCTGGCGGGCCGTCACCGAGACGGTCTGCGGGTCGGTCATGGAGTCGACGAAGTCGCGCTCGCCGGTGTTGATGGACAGTTCCGTCTTGGGGTCCCAGACGGCCGAGGCACCGCCGGTGAGGAACTCCCGAGCCACGGAGTAGTCATCCGTCGCGTAGGCGTTGGCCCGTAGGAACCCGCGCACGATGTCACGGGCGGAGGCGCCGGGCGCCGGACCCGGCGGCTTGACGTTGACCACGGGACCGGGCTCTGGCGCGATCGACGCTCGAGCCTGTACCGGGCTGCTGGCCGGAAGGCCGCTGCACGCGCTGAGAGCCCCGACCACCAGCATGGTCAGGAACGCGAGCAGGACGCGGGTACGCCGGGTCATGACTGACCGTCCGGGCCACCCCGAGGCGCGCTCACGACAGCGCTGCCGATGGTGAGGCTGTTGCCCGGCGGCATCACGCGACCGATCTCGGAGTCATCCGGCGCCAGCGGGAGCGGTGACCGCGCGATCGGAACACCCGCGCGAGTGGGCAGCGTCAGCCGGAAGCAGGCGCCGTTGCCGGACTCGCCCCACGCCTGCAACCAACCGTCGTGCATTCGGGCGTCCTCCAACGAGATCGCCAGCCCCAGCCCCGTGCCACCGGTGGTCCTGGCACGCGCCGGATCGGCACGCCAGAACCGGTTGAACACCCGGGCGGCATCCCCGGGCGCCAGGCCAACGCCGTGGTCGCGGACGGTGAGCGCAACCGCCGTGTCGTTGGCGGCCACCGCCACCTCGATCGGGCGTCCCTCAGCGTGCTCGATGGCGTTACTGACCAGGTTGCGCACGATGCGTTCGATCCGGCGCTTGTCCATCGGTGCAACTGCCGGTCGGCGGGCCTGCAACCGCAAACTGGTGTGCGCTCTGGCTGCGAGCGCGCTGGAGGCGTCCACGGCACTGGCCGCGATGTCGCGCAGGTCCGCCGGTTCCAGTTGCATCGCTGCTGCACCGGCGTCGAACCGGGAAATCTCCAGCAGGTCGGTCAGCAACCCCTCGAACCGGTCCAACTCGCGGCTCAGCAACTCCGCCGAGCGCGCGACGGGAGCGGTGAAGTCGTCACGGCTGGCATGGATCATGTCCACGGCCATCCGGATCGTCGTCAACGGGGTGCGCAACTCGTGCGAGACGTCGGAGGTGAACCGTTGCTGCAGGGTCGACAAGTCCTCCAACTGTCGGATCTGCCGCTGCAGGCTGTCCGCCATCGCGTTGAACGAGGTGGCCAGCCGGGCCAGATCGTCCTCACCGCCGGCCGGCATCCGTTCGTTCAGGGCGCCGGCACTGAGCCGTTCGGCGACGTGGGCCGCCGAACGCACCGGCGCCACAACCATCCGGGTGA
The window above is part of the Branchiibius hedensis genome. Proteins encoded here:
- a CDS encoding ComF family protein → MGWLLGVRTLVTEVADLAMPRRCAGCGEPGVLLCGLCALQVRDAAAIAPFRSVPDPCPAGFPPAWSGTPYLGVVRNLLPAYKDHGRTDLRVLLGAWLERALVAGVRADSLVAERLSGGRPVYVVPAPSSPAARRARGRDPLRDLVLTAVAGYPGLPVIDALGYARRVRDQAGLSSTERARNLGGALRVRRGVTNLLSGQVCVLADDVVTTGATLAESARALRAAGVARVIAVTVAATPRTGSDSRAPAQRGPLSGMNPSEA
- the mtrB gene encoding MtrAB system histidine kinase MtrB; translation: MGSLGRLISAPIGRLARFWRRSVHFRVVAITTIVGALFTVAIGSYMYQRIADGLVTNAINSAQQEAQSQRQIAQNTFSNGDRTDLTSLRVAARQIAQQVASPGSDTSRRVVIIQAEGNTAVSLGDVSTQGADPDMIPPDIRLALKEDPDHEQVKIITVPDTDARGSVPAVLIGSRLEVPNAGAYDLYFIFPMDVEAQTLTIVRNTFVFGGIALVLALAALAYLVTRMVVAPVRSAAHVAERLSAGALNERMPAGGEDDLARLATSFNAMADSLQRQIRQLEDLSTLQQRFTSDVSHELRTPLTTIRMAVDMIHASRDDFTAPVARSAELLSRELDRFEGLLTDLLEISRFDAGAAAMQLEPADLRDIAASAVDASSALAARAHTSLRLQARRPAVAPMDKRRIERIVRNLVSNAIEHAEGRPIEVAVAANDTAVALTVRDHGVGLAPGDAARVFNRFWRADPARARTTGGTGLGLAISLEDARMHDGWLQAWGESGNGACFRLTLPTRAGVPIARSPLPLAPDDSEIGRVMPPGNSLTIGSAVVSAPRGGPDGQS
- a CDS encoding LpqB family beta-propeller domain-containing protein, whose translation is MTRRTRVLLAFLTMLVVGALSACSGLPASSPVQARASIAPEPGPVVNVKPPGPAPGASARDIVRGFLRANAYATDDYSVAREFLTGGASAVWDPKTELSINTGERDFVDSMTDPQTVSVTARQTALLDSDGRLRDTADPQTRTGSFTMRKIDGQWRISSLPKGFGAWVSEDDFDVSYTAQRVYYAVPATKTLVADVRWFPLGGLTTALARAVLRPPPAYLAPIVTAQMPQGTLLRVDAVPVDTSTGVATVDLTSAALGATPAQRTALWAQMLATLSLTRGVRSVVITVDGAARLETPDLPQDPTTPQDMGYTVVQVNRPNLIGRSGDQLRWFDPATSGTPASGADMVTLPTVPKTWTQVAASADGRQIAAVSADGTTMSRWVGARQFTRPVFGTELTRPSFASHGRTEIWVAGTPLTPSAGRAGSTVWFVSASDPPQSAAPQPVDVPWLGSATITAIAVAADGNRIAMVVRSASGATHVELSAIVRDPSGNPSALSTPLVVGDGLSDVRDVTWLDDSTVGVLARNDAGDGSVHAIQVPIGGLLADLGQDPKQPLAAIRGVGDGPSDVYLVTTGGRVLIHEGATWSPVNGLTGLVVPGT
- the hpf gene encoding ribosome hibernation-promoting factor, HPF/YfiA family yields the protein MEITITGRHVTVPERFRRHIADKLAKVPQLDPRVTRCDVVVTHEANPRQAKEAERIEITCYAKRSVIRAEAAAGDEYAALDLATTKLGERLRRRHDKRVVHRGRKSGESLRDAAAVLDEIAAAPEPVADELPEHIRKVGGDEGCPIELREKVHASEPMTVDAALREMELVGHDFYLYHDADTDKPSVLYRRRGWSYGVIHLDIEGVAEAQDQDADSLVAG